ACGCGGTCCCCGGCGGGACTATGGTCGCGGGTATTCGTTATTCGCAAACCCCGGGTTCGGAGTAGGTGGAAGACATGAGCGGTCCCCAGATCGTCCCCGAAGACCAGCTGTACCAGAGGCTGCTGCGCAAGCGGATCGTCGTGCTCGGCAGCGAGGTGAACGACGAGGTCGCCAACCGGATCTGCGGGGAGCTGCTCCTGCTCTCCGCCGACGACGACCGGCGCGACGTCTGGCTCTACATCAACTCACCCGGTGGCTCGGTGCCGGCCGGAATGGCCATCTACGACGTGATGCAGTACATCCCCAACGACGTCGCCACCGTGGCCATGGGCATCGCGGGGTCCATGGGGCAGTTCCTGCTCTGCTCGGGC
This region of Streptosporangium sp. NBC_01495 genomic DNA includes:
- a CDS encoding ClpP family protease produces the protein MSGPQIVPEDQLYQRLLRKRIVVLGSEVNDEVANRICGELLLLSADDDRRDVWLYINSPGGSVPAGMAIYDVMQYIPNDVATVAMGIAGSMGQFLLCSGAPGKRYILPHARVIMHQPSGGLGGTAADIAIQAEQMLYTKQMMRERIAFHTGQPLERIEEDWDRDRWFTATEARDYGFVDQVIRNTSEVVSEG